The DNA sequence GGGGATTTAAAAAGACCGAGTAAAGAGTTAGACCATAAATGATTCCTTTAGGATTTATAAATTGAAGTAATATCCCTTTATAAAAACCCCAGAGATATTGGTTGGACTTTTCTTTAAAGGAAAAACCAGCTTTGAAAGTGCTATATGCCAAGTAGAGTACATATGTCGCTCCAACCCACCGCATTATCGGCTCGACAGAGGGAATAGTGGTAAAAAGTAAGTTAGAAAAAAATCCGCAGAGCAATAGCAGTAAAAAAAATCCACTAATAATTCCAAAGATGTAATTCATAGTTTTTTTTATGCCAAAATTAATACTCATGGAGGCACAGCTCAAGTTATTGGGTCCCGGGGTGAAAGTGGTGATCAAGACGAAGGGAATTAAAGTTCCAAAGTCAATTAAGTTCAATTTTTGTTCCCTCCTCAATTGTTTATTTTGAATGATAGTGTTTTGGATTCAGGTTGCAAGCTAAAGCGTTTTTAAATTTATATTAAAATACTACTATTGTCAAGTATCAAAAAAAGAAGATTAGCCTTTCAATTGAATAAATATCAAAGATATTATAAAATAAATGAGGAGTGAAAATTAAGGAGTGAAGTTTTAAAATAATATTATTTTGAAGAGGAGGTGTATACGATGAGAAGAGTTATAGATTTCCAATTAATCATTATTATCGTGGTTGTGGTATTTATTTCTTTTTGCTCTCTAGGTTATACAGCAGGAGAGGTTATTACCTGGGATAAGACTTTTGGTGGAATCGAAGCAGATATGGCTAATTCTATTATTCAAACTGAAGATGGTGGATATGCCCTTGCCGGATATACCTGGTCAAAAGGTGCAGGAAGACAGGATTTTTGGGTAATAAAACTTTATGAAGATGGAAGTGTAGAATGGGATAGAACCTTTGGCGGAAGTGAAGCTGACGTAATATACTCTATCATTCAAACCAACGATAAAGGCTATGTTGTTGCCGGGAAGACCCAATCAATAGCATCCGGAGAAAAATCCTGGGTGATAAAACTGAATGCCAGAGGAAACCAAGTATGGGACAATACCTTTGCTAAACGAACAGATGACGAAATATTTTCCATTATCCAGACACAAGATGGAGGTTATGCAGTCTGTGGATATACCGGTGATAAAGAATGGGGTGAAGTAGACATCTGGATAATAAAGCTTAATAAAACCTTAAATATAGAATGGGATAAGATATTTGGTGGGATTGGCTGGGATGAAGCAAATACCTTACTTCAGCTGGAAGATGGAAGTTTTATTCTTTTTGGTTTTGTTCAATCAAAAGATCAAGGAAGAGAAGATGCCTGGGTAGCCAAACTTGATGAGAACGGAGAGACAGTTTGGGATAAGGTTTTTGGCGGAAGTCAAAATGACGAAATATTCTCCGGTATTAAGACTACAGATGGAGGTTATGCGGTTTGCGGATATACTGAATCAAAAGGAGCAGGTGGATATGATGCCTGGGTAGCCAAACTTGATGAGAACGGAGAGACAGTTTGGGATAAGGCTATTGGCGGAAGTGAAGCAGAGGTAGCAAACTCTATTATCCAGACCAGGGATGGAGGCTATGCCCTTGCCGGATATACCTGGTCAAAAGGTGCAGGAAGATATGATGCCTGGATACTTAAACTTGATGAGAACGGAAAAGTGATTTGGGATAAGACTTTCGGTGGAAGTGATGAGGATGTAGCAAGATGTATAATT is a window from the Candidatus Atribacteria bacterium genome containing:
- a CDS encoding LysE family translocator, with the protein product MNLIDFGTLIPFVLITTFTPGPNNLSCASMSINFGIKKTMNYIFGIISGFFLLLLLCGFFSNLLFTTIPSVEPIMRWVGATYVLYLAYSTFKAGFSFKEKSNQYLWGFYKGILLQFINPKGIIYGLTLYSVFLNPLIGNLLYIVLFSLVFSLIAFSAVLTWALFGAMINQYLHQLKLRIIINGILSLLLAYTAVKISGILP